A genome region from Haliotis asinina isolate JCU_RB_2024 chromosome 11, JCU_Hal_asi_v2, whole genome shotgun sequence includes the following:
- the LOC137256532 gene encoding zinc finger CCCH domain-containing protein 10-like, translated as MNDFIVSRNISQVTKFEILCKPTNNMAFMSDNSDSGSEDMRYNGTSKHMNGKEENSICRDFLRNVCKRGKRCRYRHPTITEAKDLGKKQEFTFCHDFQNTGCRRASCKFLHCTREEEEYYLQTAQLPVRLQQQAALGVGAVAHSLPILKGEVPICKDYLKRECKRGAKCKYRHLSGQEYDFEMRKTDIRTPRVLPFNNYENDSYDRFEYGHGPLKRRRLDSEGYGNYIDGRYPPPMRSLSVQMLEDENNMLRRKVEELKKQVADLTATNEVLLEQNARYRVSKSTAIMTPAVTVAGTGATLNHLSTSLSQQIALNSEMATQHALQTAQRFAREMVHAPNQSALAAQSINPSVTLNPSTMVSLTPASLQQNPLQGAGTITQSIPQNLAGQSASLVSYPIVSQSIRVAGVPSSLAH; from the coding sequence ATGAATGATTTCATCGTCAGTCGTAACATATCTCAAGTGACCAAGTTTGAAATTCTGTGCAAGCCAACCAACAACATGGCATTCATGTCTGACAACAGTGATAGTGGGAGCGAGGACATGAGATATAATGGTACCTCAAAACACATGAATGGTAAAGAGGAAAATAGTATATGCAGAGACTTTCTACGAAATGTGTGCAAACGAGGCAAACGGTGTCGTTATCGCCATCCAACTATCACCGAAGCAAAAGATCTAGGCAAGAAACAGGAGTTCACATTTTGCCATGATTTCCAGAACACTGGTTGCAGAAGAGCATCGTGTAAGTTCTTGCACTGTACAAGGGAGGAGGAGGAATATTACCTACAAACAGCACAACTACCTGTTCGACTCCAGCAGCAGGCAGCATTAGGGGTAGGGGCTGTTGCACATTCCCTACCCATTCTGAAAGGAGAGGTGCCCATTTGTAAGGATTACTTAAAACGTGAATGCAAGCGTGGAGCGAAGTGTAAATATCGCCATCTCTCAGGTCAGGAATATGACTTTGAAATGCGCAAAACAGACATTAGGACACCCCGAGTTCTGCCTTTCAATAACTATGAAAATGATAGTTATGACAGGTTCGAGTACGGGCATGGCCCACTGAAAAGAAGGCGACTTGATTCTGAAGGATATGGTAACTATATCGATGGACGCTACCCTCCACCAATGCGCTCATTAAGCGTTCAAATGCTTGAAGATGAAAATAACATGTTGCGGCGCAAAGTTGAAGAACTTAAGAAACAAGTCGCGGATTTGACTGCAACAAACGAGGTACTACTCGAGCAAAATGCGCGCTACCGCGTCAGCAAATCCACAGCGATAATGACGCCTGCCGTGACTGTTGCTGGCACAGGGGCGACATTGAACCATCTGAGCACAAGCTTGTCCCAGCAGATCGCGCTGAACAGTGAAATGGCCACCCAGCATGCGTTGCAAACAGCTCAGCGATTTGCGCGGGAGATGGTGCATGCTCCAAACCAATCGGCGCTCGCAGCCCAATCCATAAACCCATCTGTGACACTGAACCCATCCACTATGGTATCCCTAACACCAGCGTCGCTGCAGCAAAACCCTCTACAAGGTGCTGGTACCATTACACAGAGTATTCCACAAAACTTGGCTGGGCAGAGTGCTTCTCTTGTGTCCTACCCCATTGTATCCCAGAGTATTAGGGTGGCAGGGGTGCCGAGCAGTCTGGCACATTGA